The genome window GCACCAAGTTGCCGATCGACGTGAAGCCCGGCGACCGCATCATCTACTCGAAGTACTCGGGCTCCGAGATCAAGCTCGAAGGCAAAGAGTACCTCATCATCTCGGAAAAGGACGTTCTCGCGGTCATCACCGACGAGCGCGTCGCCGCCGGAGTATAAGCAGCAAACATGGCAGCGAAACAACTGGTTTTCGACGAGAACGCTCGTCGCGCGCTCGAGCGCGGTGCGAACATCCTGGCCGACGCGGTGAAGGTCACCCTCGGACCCAAGGGCCGCAACGTCGTGCTCGACAAGAAATTCGGCAGCCCCACGATCACCAACGACGGCGTGACCATCGCCAAGGAGATCGAGCTTCCCGACACGTTCGAGAACATGGGCGCCCAGCTCGTCAAGGAAGTCGCTTCCAAGACGAACGACATCGCCGGTGACGGCACCACGACCGCGACCGTTCTGGCGCAGGCCATCATTCGTGAAGGCCTCCGGAACGTGACCGCCGGTTCGAACCCGCTCCTCATCAAGCGCGGCATCGAGAAGGCCGTCGACGCGGCCGTCGCCGACATGGAGAAGCTGGTCCAGAAGGTCGACTCGACCGAGAAGATCGCGCAGGTCGCGTCGATCTCCGCCAACGACAAGACCATCGGCGAGCTGATCGCGCAAGCGATGCAGGAAGTCGGCAAGGACGGCGTCATCACCGTCGAGGAATCGCGGTCGATGAAGACCGAAGTCGAGACCAAGGACGGCATGCTCTTCGACAAGGGCTACATCTCGCCGTACATGGTCACCGACTCCGAGCGGATGGAAGCGACCCTCAACGACCCGTTCATCCTGGTGACGGAGCGCAAGATCTCGGCGATCGCCGACATCCTGCCGCTGCTCGAGAAGATCGTGCAGGTCCAGAAGCCGCTGCTCATCATCGCGGAAGACGTCGAAGGTGAAGCGCTGGCGACGCTGGTCGTCAACAAGCTGCGCGGCACGTTCACGACGGTCGGCGTCAAGGCGCCGGGCTTCGGCGACCGCCGCAAGGAGATGCTCAAGGACATCGCCACGCTGACCGGCGCGACGGTGATCTCGGAAGAGCTCGGCCTCAAGCTCGACAAGGTCACGCCGGAGCTGCTCGGCTCCGCCAAGACCGTCAAGGTCACCAAGGACGAGACGACGATCGTCGACGGCCACGGCAAGCCCGAGGCCATCAAGGGCCGCATCGAGATGATCAAGCGGCAGATCGACGAGACCGACTCCGACTTCGATCGCGAGAAGCTCCAGGAGCGTCTGGCCAAGCTGAGCGGCGGCGTCGCCGTCATTCAGGTCGGCGCGGCCACCGAGACCGAGCTCAAGGAGAAGAAGCACCGCATCGAGGACGCGCTCAGCGCGACCCGCGCGGCCGTGCAGGAAGGCATGATCCCCGGCGGCGGCAGCTCGCTGGTGCACGCGATCAAGGCCGTCGAGAAGACCGCGACCGACGCGGCCAACCCCGACGAGAAGATCGGCGTGAACATCATCGTGCGCGCGCTCGAGGAGCCGCTCCGCCAGATCGCGGAGAACGCCGGCTTCGAGGGCAGCGTCGAGGTGAACCGGGTCAAGAACGCCGCGCGCGGTCAGGGCTTCGACGCGATGTCGGGCGACCTGGTCGACATGGTCAAGGCCGGTATCGTCGAGCCGTTCAAGGTGACGCGTTCGGCGCTGCAAAACGCCGCGTCGATCGGCGCGCTCGTTCTCACGACCGAGACGCTGATCGCCGACAAGCCCGAGCCGAAGAAGGAAGCCGCCGGCGCTCCCGGCGGCGGCATGGGCGGCTACGACATGATGTAGTCTTCGCCCCGCGCGAAGACCGTCTGGTCAGCGAAACGGCCCGCGGAGCGATCCGCGGGCCGTTTTGCTTTTGCGTCAGATGTGCGGTTGACCATCGGGTGGGTCGATCGGCGGCGCCGAGGGGTCGTACGGAAGCAGCATCCACACCTCGTTGTCCGCGCCGCCGCTCCAGCCGTCCCAGGCTTCGACCGCGCTGCCGGCCACGTACGGCCCGTCGCCCAAGATGTTGAGATTGCGATCGTAGTCGAAGTTGGGCCGAATCGCCGCACCGCCGGGAAACGATTCGTACGCCTGCGGAACGATCGCCTTGAGGATCGCTCCCCCAGGCGTGTACTGGGTCCAGTTCCACGACGAGGGCGCCGGCCCGCGGGCGATGGTGAGGTTCCACAGCTGCACCGTCGCGCCGTCGCCGGAAGCGGCGAAGGGATGGAGGAGCAGCGAGCCGCTGTCGGTGCCAAGCGTGCTCAAGTACCCGTCGAACTGGAGGTTACGGAAACGAACGGTGCCCCCGAAATCGGCGGCGTTGGGATTGAAGTCGTCGCTGGTCATCTCCCACACCATGTCCAGCGGAATCTGCCAGTTCGTCCTGATCGAGACGCTACCCGCGAGCGGCGTGACGTCGATGCGCAGGCGGTTGACCGCCCGTAAGACGAGCCCGGTCTTCGAGGCGATGAGAAACGTACGATCGATCGGATTGCCCATACTCGCCATGGTACGGCACGACCGTCGCGATATCGTCGCCGCACGCGAATCCGGGTCAAGGGGCATGTTCGAGATACTCGTTGTTCGAGGCGATGCCCGGACGAGCAAGCGCCGTGCTCAGCGGAGTTCGCGCGCGCGTTGAGACGGATGCAAGCGCGTATTGCTCGATCACCGGGGGCGTGCTATTTTCTTCACCCGCGACGGCACACGGCGTCGACGGCGGTAATACCACGCATCACGAGGAGGCACGAGTTCATGATCACCGCGAACGAACCGGCGCCGAAGATTCTCGATGTCCCGATCGGCTTACACGCGAGCGGCATGCGTGAGGAGTTCGACAGTCTCGGAACGGTCATGGTGCCGGCGGATCACTATTGGGGAGCGCAGACGCAGCGCAGCCTGCAGCACTTCGACATCGGTCACGACCGGATGCCGAAGGAAGTCTATCACGCCTACGGCTACGTCAAGAAAGCAGCGGCGATCGTCAACACCGCCGCCGGGCGGCTGCCGGCGTGGAAGGGCGAGCTGATCGAAAAGGTGAGCGACGAGGTCATCAGCGGCGCGCTCGACAGTGAGTTTCCGCTTTACGTTTGGCAGACCGGATCGGGCACGCAGTCGAACATGAACGTCAACGAAGTCATCTCGAACCGCTGCATCCAATTGGTCGGCGGCAAGCTCGGCTCGCAGGAGCCCATCCATCCCAACGACCACGTCAACATGGGACAGTCGAGCAACGATACCTTCCCGACCGCGATGCACGTCGCCGCGTATGCGATGGCGACGCGGCAGACGCTGCCGGCGCTGCGGCGCCTGCGGGACGCGATCGCGAAGAAGGCGCAGGGCTGGACCGACGTCGTCAAGATCGGCCGCACCCACCTCGAAGATGCGACGCCGCTGACGGTCGCACAAGAGTGGTCGGGCTACGTCGGTGCGCTCGATGACGCGATCGACGAGCTCGCGCGGGTCACCGAAGGGCTGCTTCAAGTCGCGATGGGTGGCACCGCGGTCGGGACCGGTCTCAACGCGCCGGCCGGCTTTGGTGACGCGGTCGCCGAGCAGCTCACGACGTTGACCGGCTTCGCGATCAAGACGGCCGAGAACAAGTTCACCGCCCAAGGGACGCTCGACCGCATGGTGCGCGCGCACGCTGCGCTCAAGACCGCCGCCGTCACCCTCTTCAAGATCGCCAACGATCTGCGCT of Candidatus Sulfotelmatobacter sp. contains these proteins:
- the groL gene encoding chaperonin GroEL (60 kDa chaperone family; promotes refolding of misfolded polypeptides especially under stressful conditions; forms two stacked rings of heptamers to form a barrel-shaped 14mer; ends can be capped by GroES; misfolded proteins enter the barrel where they are refolded when GroES binds): MAAKQLVFDENARRALERGANILADAVKVTLGPKGRNVVLDKKFGSPTITNDGVTIAKEIELPDTFENMGAQLVKEVASKTNDIAGDGTTTATVLAQAIIREGLRNVTAGSNPLLIKRGIEKAVDAAVADMEKLVQKVDSTEKIAQVASISANDKTIGELIAQAMQEVGKDGVITVEESRSMKTEVETKDGMLFDKGYISPYMVTDSERMEATLNDPFILVTERKISAIADILPLLEKIVQVQKPLLIIAEDVEGEALATLVVNKLRGTFTTVGVKAPGFGDRRKEMLKDIATLTGATVISEELGLKLDKVTPELLGSAKTVKVTKDETTIVDGHGKPEAIKGRIEMIKRQIDETDSDFDREKLQERLAKLSGGVAVIQVGAATETELKEKKHRIEDALSATRAAVQEGMIPGGGSSLVHAIKAVEKTATDAANPDEKIGVNIIVRALEEPLRQIAENAGFEGSVEVNRVKNAARGQGFDAMSGDLVDMVKAGIVEPFKVTRSALQNAASIGALVLTTETLIADKPEPKKEAAGAPGGGMGGYDMM
- a CDS encoding class II fumarate hydratase, producing MITANEPAPKILDVPIGLHASGMREEFDSLGTVMVPADHYWGAQTQRSLQHFDIGHDRMPKEVYHAYGYVKKAAAIVNTAAGRLPAWKGELIEKVSDEVISGALDSEFPLYVWQTGSGTQSNMNVNEVISNRCIQLVGGKLGSQEPIHPNDHVNMGQSSNDTFPTAMHVAAYAMATRQTLPALRRLRDAIAKKAQGWTDVVKIGRTHLEDATPLTVAQEWSGYVGALDDAIDELARVTEGLLQVAMGGTAVGTGLNAPAGFGDAVAEQLTTLTGFAIKTAENKFTAQGTLDRMVRAHAALKTAAVTLFKIANDLRWLGSGPRTGLMELILPANEPGSSIMPGKVNPTQAEAMLMVCIEIMGSDVAVQMGGSEGNFELNAFRPIVISNYLHSALIMADMCDHFRMYLVEGAKLNPAQLSANVDRSVMMVTALSPIIGYDRSAKISYYAIDHNLTLKQAALANGVDEALYDRVVVPLALTRPGTADVAAKQ